The Enterobacter kobei genome has a segment encoding these proteins:
- the iraP gene encoding anti-adapter protein IraP produces MKNLIAELLVKLAQKEEESKELVAQVEALEIVVTALLRRMDTSDQQALINSIEGALDKARPDTQVPPEDAELLQQYVKKLLRHPRS; encoded by the coding sequence ATGAAGAATCTCATTGCTGAGTTGCTGGTTAAGCTTGCACAAAAGGAAGAAGAGTCTAAAGAACTGGTTGCCCAGGTCGAAGCGCTGGAAATTGTCGTCACCGCGCTATTGCGGCGGATGGATACATCCGATCAGCAGGCGTTAATCAATAGCATCGAAGGGGCGCTGGATAAGGCGCGACCCGACACTCAGGTTCCACCAGAGGATGCCGAATTGCTGCAGCAATACGTAAAGAAGCTGTTGAGGCATCCGCGCAGTTAA
- the ddlA gene encoding D-alanine--D-alanine ligase, whose translation MAKQRVGIVFGGKSAEHEVSLQSAKNIVDAIDKSRFDVVLLGIDKQGQWHVNDASQYLLNAHDPAHIALNPSDISVATVPGVMKGQLIDAGNAQALTQIDVVFPIVHGTLGEDGSLQGMLRMANLPFVGSDVLGSAACMDKDVTKRLLRDAGLNIAPFVTLTRANRDKYSFAQVSGQLGLPLFVKPANQGSSVGVSKVASEAEFTQAVRLAFEFDHKVVIEQGIKGREIECAVLGNDFPQASTCGEVVLNSDFYSYDTKYIDDKGAQVVVPADIDPAINDKIRAIAISAYQTLGCSGMARVDVFLTPENDVVINEINTLPGFTNISMYPKLWQASGLGYSELITRLIELALERHAADSALKSSVNG comes from the coding sequence ATGGCAAAGCAGCGCGTAGGTATTGTCTTTGGGGGAAAATCAGCGGAACACGAGGTGTCATTGCAATCGGCCAAAAATATCGTTGATGCGATCGATAAAAGCCGGTTTGACGTGGTCCTGCTGGGCATTGATAAACAGGGCCAGTGGCATGTTAACGACGCCAGCCAGTATTTGCTGAATGCCCACGATCCGGCGCACATCGCCCTCAATCCTTCGGACATCAGCGTCGCGACCGTTCCTGGCGTCATGAAGGGACAGCTCATCGACGCCGGCAATGCGCAGGCTCTCACTCAGATCGACGTGGTCTTCCCTATCGTACACGGCACGCTCGGGGAAGATGGTTCCCTGCAGGGGATGTTGCGCATGGCCAACCTGCCGTTTGTTGGATCAGACGTACTGGGATCCGCCGCGTGCATGGACAAAGACGTCACCAAACGCCTGCTGCGCGATGCCGGACTGAATATCGCGCCATTCGTCACGCTCACCCGCGCCAACCGCGACAAGTACAGCTTCGCGCAGGTTAGCGGTCAACTGGGGCTGCCGCTGTTTGTGAAGCCTGCCAACCAGGGGTCATCCGTGGGCGTTAGCAAAGTCGCCAGCGAAGCAGAGTTCACGCAAGCCGTCCGTCTGGCGTTTGAATTTGACCATAAAGTGGTTATTGAGCAAGGGATCAAAGGTCGCGAAATTGAGTGCGCCGTGCTGGGCAACGATTTTCCACAGGCGAGCACCTGCGGTGAAGTGGTCTTAAACAGCGACTTCTACTCCTACGACACCAAATACATTGATGATAAAGGCGCACAGGTCGTTGTACCTGCGGATATCGATCCGGCGATCAACGACAAGATCCGGGCGATCGCCATCAGCGCCTACCAGACTCTCGGCTGCAGCGGCATGGCGCGCGTGGATGTCTTCCTGACGCCGGAGAACGACGTGGTAATCAATGAGATCAACACGCTGCCGGGTTTCACCAACATCAGCATGTATCCAAAACTGTGGCAGGCCAGCGGGCTTGGCTACTCTGAGCTGATCACCCGCCTGATCGAACTGGCGCTGGAGCGTCACGCCGCCGACAGCGCGCTGAAAAGTTCCGTTAACGGTTAA
- a CDS encoding multidrug efflux MFS transporter yields the protein MESWKVNLISVWFGCFFTGLAISQILPFLPLYVSQLGVTSHEALSMWSGLTFSVTFLVSAIVSPMWGSLADRKGRKLMLLRASLGMAIAILLQAFATNVWQLFFLRAVMGLTSGYIPNAMALVASQVPRERSGWALSTLSTAQISGVIGGPLLGGFLADHVGLRAVFIITAILLVVSFLVTLFLIKEGGRPVVSKSERLSGKAVFASLPYPGLMISLFVTTMVIQLCNGSVGPILALFIKSMEPDSNNIAFLSGMIAAVPGVSALISAPRLGKLGDRIGTARILMATLIFAVVLFFAMSFVTSPLQLGVLRFLLGFADGAMLPAVQTLLVKYSSDQVTGRIFGYNQSFMYLGNVAGPLIGASVSAMAGFRWVFAATAIVVLINIIQLAIALRRRTRMAEAKSAK from the coding sequence ATGGAATCCTGGAAAGTTAATCTCATCTCGGTCTGGTTCGGCTGCTTTTTTACCGGGCTGGCCATTAGCCAGATCCTGCCGTTCCTGCCGCTGTACGTGTCGCAGTTGGGGGTTACCTCCCACGAAGCGCTCTCCATGTGGTCCGGTCTGACGTTCAGCGTCACGTTTCTGGTCTCCGCCATTGTGTCTCCGATGTGGGGCAGCCTGGCGGATCGGAAAGGCCGTAAGCTGATGCTGCTGCGCGCCTCGCTCGGGATGGCGATTGCGATTCTGCTCCAGGCCTTCGCCACGAACGTCTGGCAGCTGTTTTTCCTGCGGGCGGTGATGGGGCTGACGTCCGGGTACATTCCGAATGCCATGGCGCTGGTGGCCTCTCAGGTGCCACGCGAACGAAGCGGCTGGGCGCTGAGCACCCTCTCAACGGCGCAGATAAGCGGCGTCATCGGTGGCCCGCTGCTGGGCGGCTTTCTGGCAGACCACGTTGGGCTGCGCGCGGTATTTATCATCACTGCGATCCTGCTGGTGGTTAGCTTTCTGGTCACGCTCTTTCTGATCAAAGAGGGAGGGCGCCCCGTTGTCAGCAAGTCTGAACGCCTGAGCGGTAAGGCCGTCTTCGCCTCGCTGCCTTACCCAGGGTTGATGATCAGCCTGTTTGTCACCACCATGGTGATCCAGCTCTGTAACGGCTCGGTGGGGCCCATTCTGGCGCTGTTTATTAAATCAATGGAGCCAGACAGCAATAATATTGCTTTTCTCAGCGGGATGATTGCCGCCGTGCCGGGCGTTTCCGCGCTGATCTCTGCGCCACGTCTGGGGAAGCTGGGGGACAGGATCGGCACGGCGCGTATCCTGATGGCGACGCTGATTTTTGCGGTGGTGCTCTTTTTCGCGATGTCGTTTGTTACCTCTCCGCTTCAGCTGGGCGTGCTGCGATTTTTACTCGGTTTCGCCGATGGGGCTATGTTGCCTGCCGTACAGACCTTGCTGGTCAAATATTCCAGCGACCAGGTCACCGGACGTATTTTTGGTTATAACCAGTCGTTTATGTATTTAGGCAACGTTGCCGGTCCGCTTATTGGCGCATCCGTTTCTGCGATGGCAGGTTTTCGTTGGGTATTTGCTGCTACGGCAATTGTCGTTTTAATCAATATTATCCAGCTGGCGATTGCCCTGCGCCGTCGAACACGAATGGCGGAGGCGAAATCAGCGAAATAG
- a CDS encoding isochorismatase family protein — translation MSEKRVVMVVDMQNGVFETPRHQREKCVSLINQLTQAADTVIFIQHTEAGGLEEGSEGFALLPELHQPADALYVTKTACDSFYNTSLEALLREHGIREFVICGCATDYCVDATIKNGVSRGYHITVAEDAHTTANRPAAEAQILINHHNDVWRNFIAPMNPPAVKRTETILENWKAN, via the coding sequence ATGTCTGAAAAGCGTGTGGTCATGGTGGTTGATATGCAAAACGGGGTATTTGAAACCCCTCGTCATCAGCGCGAAAAGTGTGTCTCTCTGATCAACCAGCTTACGCAGGCGGCCGACACCGTCATTTTTATTCAGCATACCGAGGCCGGGGGGCTGGAAGAAGGAAGTGAAGGGTTTGCGCTGCTGCCTGAACTCCATCAACCGGCTGATGCGCTTTACGTTACCAAGACCGCCTGTGATTCTTTTTACAACACATCGCTTGAAGCGCTGTTACGTGAACACGGAATTCGTGAGTTTGTCATCTGCGGCTGCGCCACGGATTACTGCGTGGACGCGACAATTAAAAACGGCGTCAGTCGGGGCTACCACATTACCGTGGCTGAGGATGCCCATACCACCGCGAATCGCCCGGCGGCTGAAGCACAGATTCTGATTAACCACCATAATGACGTCTGGCGTAACTTCATTGCACCGATGAACCCTCCCGCGGTGAAACGCACCGAAACAATTCTCGAAAACTGGAAAGCGAACTAA
- a CDS encoding DUF2755 family protein, whose translation MADFTLSKPIFGGKPKTSTAGNIAYALFVLFCFWAGSQLLNMLVHAPGVYEHLMQVQDNGRPRVEIGFGVSTLFGLVPFLAGCMILGVVALVLRFRRRH comes from the coding sequence ATGGCTGACTTTACATTGTCGAAACCGATTTTTGGCGGCAAACCAAAAACCTCTACGGCGGGTAATATCGCGTATGCCTTGTTTGTCCTTTTCTGCTTCTGGGCAGGCTCCCAGTTGCTCAATATGCTGGTCCATGCGCCAGGTGTTTATGAACACCTGATGCAGGTGCAGGATAACGGACGTCCGCGAGTGGAGATTGGATTTGGCGTGAGCACGCTGTTCGGTCTCGTTCCTTTCCTCGCGGGGTGTATGATTTTAGGCGTAGTCGCGTTAGTCCTGCGCTTTCGTCGTCGCCATTAA
- a CDS encoding extensin family protein, which yields MKGKTLLTVFILGAVATAGYRWLPSYYNPFKPLALDDPPGRITQYKLRRLTPEACASLLTQANQRNLIRTQPVADGGGTCPLRNVVRVRDFGPVSLNGSFLASCPLALSSALFVSQQVRPLTQRFTGHELTRIEHLGSFACRNIYHRPDARRSEHATADALDIAAFQLANGERVTVLNGWKSAKTQPWLKALLAASCGYYGNGLGPEYNAAHANHFHLGMRGFGLCR from the coding sequence GTGAAAGGAAAAACTCTGCTGACCGTTTTCATCCTGGGGGCAGTTGCAACGGCGGGTTATCGCTGGTTGCCGTCTTACTACAATCCATTTAAACCGCTGGCCCTGGACGATCCCCCTGGCCGTATTACCCAGTATAAACTGCGACGTTTAACCCCCGAAGCCTGCGCGAGCCTGTTAACGCAGGCCAATCAACGAAACCTTATCCGCACCCAACCGGTCGCTGACGGCGGCGGGACATGTCCGCTGCGCAACGTCGTGCGCGTGCGTGACTTCGGCCCGGTGAGTCTGAACGGCAGTTTTCTTGCCAGCTGTCCGCTGGCGCTCAGCTCTGCACTGTTTGTCAGCCAGCAGGTCCGGCCACTGACGCAGCGCTTCACGGGACATGAGCTGACGCGCATTGAGCACCTTGGCAGCTTTGCCTGTCGCAATATCTACCACCGGCCCGATGCGCGGCGCAGTGAGCATGCCACCGCAGACGCGCTGGATATCGCCGCTTTTCAGCTGGCGAACGGGGAGCGCGTCACGGTGCTGAACGGCTGGAAATCGGCAAAAACGCAGCCATGGCTGAAGGCCCTGCTGGCGGCCAGCTGCGGCTACTACGGTAACGGTTTGGGGCCGGAGTATAACGCGGCGCATGCCAACCATTTTCATCTGGGGATGCGCGGTTTCGGACTCTGTCGCTGA
- the ampH gene encoding D-alanyl-D-alanine-carboxypeptidase/endopeptidase AmpH produces the protein MKRCLLSFAALCAVSFSTAQAAQPLTAPVLASDIADRYANLIYYGSGATGMAMVVIDGNQRVFRSFGETRPGNNIHPQLDSVVRIASLTKLMTSEMLVKLLDQGVVKLDDPLSKYAPPGARVPTYQGTPIRLVNLATHTSALPREQPGGAAHRDVFVWPTREQRWNYLSTATLKAAPGSQASYSNLAFDLLADALSAAAGKPYTQLFEEQITRPLGMKDTTFTPSPDQCRRLMVAEKGASPCNNTLAAVGSGGVYSTPGDMMRWMQQFLSSDFYSRSSQADRMQTLIYQRTQLHRVVGMDVPGKADALGLGWVYMAPKNGRPGIIQKTGGGGGFITYMAMIPQSNVGAFVVVTRSPHTRFVNMSDGINNLVAELSANKAQVLTASN, from the coding sequence TTGAAACGTTGTCTGCTCTCTTTTGCCGCGCTGTGTGCGGTGAGCTTCTCCACCGCCCAGGCGGCCCAACCGCTGACGGCTCCCGTTTTGGCTTCAGACATTGCCGATCGCTACGCGAACCTGATCTATTACGGCAGCGGCGCAACCGGGATGGCAATGGTGGTTATTGATGGCAACCAGCGCGTATTCCGCAGCTTCGGTGAAACGCGCCCAGGCAATAACATTCACCCGCAGCTGGATTCCGTCGTTCGCATCGCGTCCTTAACCAAGCTGATGACCAGCGAAATGCTGGTGAAACTGCTCGACCAGGGCGTGGTGAAGCTCGACGATCCGCTCAGCAAATACGCCCCACCGGGTGCACGAGTGCCGACGTATCAGGGAACGCCCATTCGCCTTGTGAACCTCGCGACGCACACCAGCGCGCTGCCGCGTGAGCAGCCTGGCGGAGCGGCGCACCGCGACGTGTTTGTCTGGCCCACCCGTGAGCAGCGCTGGAACTACCTGAGCACCGCCACGCTGAAGGCGGCCCCGGGTTCGCAGGCCTCTTACTCCAATCTGGCGTTCGACCTGCTGGCGGATGCCCTCTCAGCGGCTGCGGGCAAACCCTACACGCAGCTGTTTGAAGAGCAGATAACCCGTCCGCTGGGGATGAAAGACACCACCTTTACCCCTTCTCCGGACCAGTGCCGTCGCCTGATGGTGGCGGAGAAAGGCGCAAGCCCGTGTAACAACACGCTGGCGGCAGTGGGGAGCGGCGGGGTCTATTCCACCCCAGGCGACATGATGCGCTGGATGCAGCAGTTCCTCTCATCGGATTTCTATTCGCGCAGCAGCCAGGCCGACCGTATGCAGACCCTGATTTATCAGCGAACTCAGCTGCACCGTGTGGTCGGAATGGACGTACCGGGTAAAGCCGATGCGCTCGGCCTGGGCTGGGTCTATATGGCACCAAAAAATGGCCGTCCGGGTATTATTCAGAAAACCGGCGGCGGTGGCGGGTTCATTACCTATATGGCGATGATCCCGCAGTCCAACGTGGGCGCATTTGTGGTGGTCACCCGCTCCCCGCATACGCGTTTCGTTAATATGAGTGATGGCATTAATAACCTGGTGGCTGAACTGAGCGCCAATAAAGCCCAGGTGCTGACCGCGTCTAACTGA
- a CDS encoding DUF1615 domain-containing protein has protein sequence MSFAVPRALSLSLLAALVLAGCAEKGAAPLKKGEKPVDVASVVRQKMPASVKDRNAWADALAKTFESQKIAPTEENICSVLAVAQQESMYQSDPVVPGLNKIAWKEIDRRAESMHIPVFLVHTALKITSPNGKSYSDRLDTVKTEKQLSAIFDDFINMVPMGQKLFGSLNPVHTGGPMQVSIAFAEKHTDGYPWKIDGTVRQEVFSLRGGLWFGTYHLLNYPANYNAPLYRFADFNAGWYASRNAAFQSALSRASGVKLALDGDLIAYGSSEAGGTESAVRTLSTALDMSNSDIRRQLEKGDSLAFEKTDLYKKVFALAEQKSGKTLPRAILPGIQLESPKITRNLTTAWFAKRVDDRRARCMGL, from the coding sequence ATGTCTTTTGCCGTACCGCGCGCGTTATCGCTGTCCTTACTGGCCGCTCTGGTGCTGGCGGGCTGTGCCGAAAAAGGGGCAGCCCCGCTCAAAAAGGGTGAAAAGCCCGTGGATGTGGCAAGCGTTGTGCGGCAAAAAATGCCCGCCAGCGTGAAGGATCGCAATGCGTGGGCAGATGCGCTGGCTAAAACCTTTGAAAGCCAGAAGATTGCCCCGACCGAGGAAAATATCTGCTCGGTGCTGGCGGTGGCGCAGCAGGAGTCCATGTACCAGTCAGACCCGGTGGTGCCGGGTCTGAATAAAATTGCCTGGAAAGAGATCGACCGCCGCGCGGAATCGATGCATATCCCGGTGTTCCTCGTGCATACCGCACTGAAAATCACCTCGCCGAACGGTAAAAGCTACAGCGACCGGCTGGACACGGTGAAAACCGAAAAACAGCTCAGCGCCATTTTTGATGATTTCATCAACATGGTGCCAATGGGGCAGAAACTGTTTGGCTCGCTCAACCCGGTTCACACCGGCGGACCAATGCAGGTGAGCATCGCGTTTGCCGAGAAGCATACCGACGGCTATCCATGGAAAATTGACGGTACGGTGCGCCAGGAGGTCTTCTCACTGCGCGGCGGACTGTGGTTCGGCACGTATCATCTGCTGAACTATCCGGCGAATTACAACGCGCCGCTGTACCGCTTCGCAGACTTTAATGCCGGCTGGTATGCCAGCCGTAACGCGGCGTTTCAAAGTGCGCTTAGCCGCGCAAGCGGCGTCAAGCTGGCGCTGGACGGCGATCTCATCGCCTACGGCAGCAGCGAGGCGGGAGGCACCGAAAGCGCGGTACGGACATTATCGACAGCGCTTGATATGAGCAACAGCGATATCCGCCGTCAGCTTGAAAAAGGCGATAGCCTGGCATTCGAGAAAACGGATCTCTACAAGAAGGTGTTTGCCCTTGCGGAGCAGAAGAGTGGGAAAACGTTACCGAGGGCTATCCTGCCGGGTATTCAGTTGGAAAGCCCGAAGATCACACGTAACCTGACCACCGCCTGGTTTGCGAAGCGCGTGGACGATCGCCGGGCTCGCTGTATGGGGCTTTAA
- a CDS encoding DUF2754 family protein, whose product MKLTSKLRRDWHYYAFAIGLIFILNGVVGLLGFEAKGWQTYAVGLVTWVISFWLAGLIIRRRPEETTTEETAKGAD is encoded by the coding sequence ATGAAGCTCACGTCCAAACTTCGCCGTGACTGGCACTACTATGCCTTTGCTATTGGGCTGATTTTTATTCTTAACGGCGTCGTGGGGCTGTTAGGATTTGAAGCAAAAGGGTGGCAAACCTATGCCGTCGGGCTGGTGACCTGGGTGATCAGTTTCTGGCTGGCGGGGTTGATTATCCGCCGTCGCCCGGAAGAGACGACGACGGAAGAGACGGCGAAGGGTGCCGATTAA
- the psiF gene encoding phosphate starvation-inducible protein PsiF gives MKTTLLVTLLSGLFLISSANAEEKTLTPQQQRMTTCNQQATSQSLKGDARKTYMSDCLKNGAAKPGEKSLTPQQQKMRECNAKATEQSLKGDDRSKFMSACLKKQV, from the coding sequence ATGAAAACAACATTACTGGTTACTCTGCTCTCCGGCCTGTTCCTGATCTCATCGGCGAATGCGGAAGAGAAAACGCTAACGCCTCAGCAGCAACGGATGACGACCTGTAATCAACAGGCGACGTCCCAGAGTCTGAAAGGCGATGCCCGTAAGACCTATATGAGCGACTGCCTTAAAAACGGTGCCGCGAAGCCTGGCGAAAAAAGTCTGACGCCGCAGCAGCAAAAAATGCGCGAGTGTAATGCGAAAGCGACCGAACAGTCCCTGAAGGGAGACGATCGCAGCAAGTTCATGAGTGCCTGTCTGAAGAAACAAGTGTAG
- the adrA gene encoding diguanylate cyclase AdrA, which translates to MMNDETYYNKKRIREEWSLTLSQDDPYRAGIQFARRVRLARAVGLAAMFFPVAGMLVIHFLPGGWWLILVGWAFVWPHFAWQLSCRAASPHQQEIFNLKMDAIIAGLWIGVMGLYALPTAALVMMVGMNMMGSGGCRLFLVGITLTLLTALVTLPLVGKVTVFNPDPVEWGLTLPVLMLYPMLFAWLSHRTAIRLAEHKRRLEMMSTRDGMTGVFNRRHWEMLLRNEFEHCRRSHCNATILLIDIDHFKNINDTWGHDVGDKAIVALTRQLQMSVRSGDAIGRFGGDEFAVIMSQTAAESAIAVMSRVHERLETLSLPCAPKEPLRISVGIAPWGPQFGHYREWLKAADVALYKAKNAGRGRTEVAA; encoded by the coding sequence ATGATGAATGATGAAACGTATTACAACAAAAAGCGCATTCGGGAAGAGTGGAGTTTAACCCTTTCTCAGGATGACCCTTATCGCGCCGGCATCCAGTTTGCCCGGCGGGTTCGGCTGGCGCGCGCTGTTGGTCTGGCAGCCATGTTTTTCCCCGTGGCGGGAATGCTGGTCATCCATTTTTTACCCGGCGGATGGTGGTTGATCCTGGTAGGGTGGGCGTTCGTCTGGCCCCATTTTGCCTGGCAGTTATCCTGCCGCGCCGCGTCACCTCACCAGCAGGAGATTTTCAACCTTAAGATGGATGCCATTATCGCCGGGCTCTGGATTGGCGTGATGGGGCTGTATGCATTACCCACGGCAGCGCTGGTAATGATGGTGGGAATGAACATGATGGGCTCCGGTGGCTGCCGCCTGTTTCTTGTGGGGATAACGTTAACCCTCCTGACCGCGCTGGTGACGCTGCCCCTCGTCGGGAAAGTAACTGTCTTCAACCCCGATCCCGTGGAGTGGGGCTTAACGCTTCCGGTGCTCATGCTTTATCCCATGCTGTTTGCCTGGCTCAGCCACCGGACGGCCATCAGGCTTGCGGAACATAAGCGGCGGCTGGAAATGATGAGTACCCGCGACGGCATGACCGGGGTCTTTAACCGACGACACTGGGAAATGCTGCTGCGTAATGAGTTTGAGCACTGCCGCCGGAGCCACTGCAACGCCACCATTTTGCTGATTGATATCGACCATTTTAAAAACATCAATGATACCTGGGGGCATGACGTGGGCGATAAGGCGATTGTTGCTCTTACCCGTCAGCTTCAGATGTCAGTCAGGTCAGGCGATGCGATAGGCCGTTTTGGCGGAGATGAGTTTGCCGTGATTATGTCGCAGACAGCGGCTGAAAGCGCCATCGCCGTCATGTCTCGGGTTCACGAGCGTCTGGAAACGTTGTCCTTACCGTGCGCACCGAAAGAGCCTCTGCGCATCAGCGTAGGCATTGCCCCCTGGGGGCCACAGTTTGGACATTATCGGGAATGGCTGAAGGCGGCAGATGTGGCGCTGTATAAGGCGAAAAATGCCGGGCGCGGCCGCACCGAAGTGGCCGCCTGA
- the sbmA gene encoding peptide antibiotic transporter SbmA — translation MFKSFFPKPGPFFLSAFIWALIAVVFWQAGGGAWLARIAGATGDVPISAARFWSLSYLLFYAYYMLCVGLFALFWFVYSPHRWQYWSILGTSLIIFVTWFLVEVGVAVNAWYAPFYDLIQTALSSPHKVTINQFYHEVGVFLGIALIAVIIGVMNNFFVSHYVFRWRTAMNEHYMAHWQHLRHIEGAAQRVQEDTMRFASTLEDMGVSFINAIMTLIAFLPVLVTLSAHVPDLPIVGHLPYGLVIAAIVWSLMGTGLLAVVGIKLPGLEFKNQRVEAAYRKELVYGEDDASRASPPTVRELFGAVRRNYFRLYFHYMYFNIARILYLQVDNVFGLFLLFPSIVAGTITLGLMTQITNVFGQVRGSFQYLISSWTTLVELMSIYKRLRSFERELDDRDLQEVTNTFS, via the coding sequence ATGTTTAAGTCTTTTTTCCCAAAGCCGGGGCCATTTTTCCTGTCGGCATTTATTTGGGCTCTTATCGCGGTCGTTTTCTGGCAGGCGGGCGGCGGTGCATGGCTGGCACGCATAGCCGGGGCGACAGGCGACGTGCCGATTAGCGCAGCGCGCTTCTGGTCACTGAGCTATCTGCTGTTTTACGCCTACTACATGCTGTGCGTAGGGCTGTTTGCGCTGTTCTGGTTTGTCTATTCTCCGCACCGCTGGCAGTACTGGTCGATTCTCGGTACCTCGCTGATCATCTTTGTGACGTGGTTCCTGGTGGAAGTGGGGGTGGCGGTAAACGCCTGGTATGCACCGTTCTACGATCTGATTCAGACCGCGCTGAGTTCGCCGCACAAGGTCACCATTAACCAGTTCTACCATGAAGTCGGCGTCTTCCTCGGTATCGCGCTTATTGCGGTGATCATTGGTGTTATGAACAATTTCTTCGTCAGCCACTATGTTTTCCGCTGGCGTACCGCGATGAACGAACATTACATGGCGCACTGGCAGCATCTGCGTCATATCGAAGGTGCCGCGCAGCGTGTGCAGGAAGACACCATGCGTTTTGCCTCCACCCTTGAAGATATGGGCGTCAGTTTCATCAACGCCATCATGACGCTGATTGCTTTCCTGCCGGTACTGGTGACGCTCTCTGCGCATGTGCCGGATCTGCCGATTGTCGGCCATCTGCCGTATGGTCTGGTGATTGCCGCGATTGTCTGGTCGCTGATGGGCACGGGCCTGCTGGCGGTGGTGGGGATCAAGCTGCCGGGTCTGGAGTTTAAAAATCAGCGCGTCGAAGCGGCGTATCGTAAAGAGCTGGTTTACGGGGAAGATGATGCCAGCCGCGCGTCGCCACCGACCGTCCGTGAGCTGTTTGGTGCCGTGCGTCGTAACTACTTCCGCCTTTACTTCCACTATATGTATTTCAACATTGCGCGCATTTTGTATCTGCAGGTGGATAACGTTTTCGGCTTGTTCCTGCTGTTTCCGTCGATTGTTGCGGGTACGATTACGCTCGGTCTGATGACGCAGATCACCAATGTTTTCGGTCAGGTGCGCGGGTCGTTCCAGTATCTGATCAGCTCCTGGACCACGCTGGTGGAGTTGATGTCCATCTACAAACGTCTCCGCAGCTTTGAGCGTGAGCTGGACGATCGTGACCTGCAGGAAGTGACCAATACCTTTAGCTAA
- a CDS encoding helix-turn-helix domain-containing protein: protein MNVNAKPLSELSRLEQCLIAASSTFQCAPQQIITSHECNESRTVVLQTGIIEIYRYPDELLLGIAKAPFIFGLSTVMIKHCHEYKVIAKTPCTGFYLSTETTRQLIQQNALWKEAFTWLSWINYILAKRDMQLVGNNSYHQIRAMLLNMAEWDETLRSKIGVMNHIQQSTRISRSVVAEVLAALRQGNYINMSRGKLVSINRLPTEY from the coding sequence ATGAACGTTAATGCGAAACCGCTTTCTGAATTAAGCCGGCTCGAACAGTGTCTGATAGCAGCCAGTAGTACGTTTCAATGTGCTCCACAACAAATCATTACTTCTCACGAGTGCAATGAGTCACGCACGGTAGTATTACAGACCGGTATAATCGAAATCTATCGTTATCCAGATGAATTGCTGTTGGGGATCGCGAAAGCGCCATTTATTTTTGGGCTATCCACCGTGATGATTAAACACTGTCACGAATACAAAGTTATCGCCAAAACACCCTGTACGGGTTTTTATTTATCCACGGAAACCACCCGTCAGCTCATACAACAGAATGCGCTCTGGAAAGAGGCCTTCACCTGGTTATCATGGATAAATTACATTCTTGCGAAACGCGACATGCAGCTGGTGGGAAATAATTCTTATCACCAGATCCGCGCCATGTTGCTGAATATGGCGGAGTGGGATGAAACGTTGCGCTCGAAAATTGGTGTGATGAATCATATTCAACAAAGCACCCGTATTTCGCGCTCGGTTGTTGCAGAGGTTCTCGCTGCGCTGCGGCAGGGAAACTACATTAATATGAGCCGGGGCAAGCTGGTCAGCATCAACCGCTTGCCCACGGAATATTAA